A window from Bosea sp. ANAM02 encodes these proteins:
- the phnE gene encoding phosphonate ABC transporter, permease protein PhnE has translation MSLALSTAERADILRRHEAAIRGSLSTKLATIGSIAALAGFFLYGLTTLETSLWKIIAGLGSLGSFIVLMLPPDPGSWARAVIFVKALFETIAIAFLGTVLAAILALPLGFIAARNVVANRVVHFLARRSLDTVRGVDALIWALIWVNVVGLGPFAGMLAIMTSDLGAFGKLYSEAIEAADRKPVEGVSSVGGGKAHEIRFGLLPQVLPVIASQVLYYIESNTRSSTIIGIVGAGGIGLYLAETIRTLEWQQVSFLILLILAAVSAIDFLSGKLRFAIIGRRAS, from the coding sequence ATGAGCCTCGCCCTCTCGACGGCCGAGCGCGCCGACATCCTGCGCCGCCACGAGGCCGCGATCCGCGGCTCGCTCAGCACGAAGCTCGCGACGATCGGCAGCATCGCCGCGCTTGCCGGCTTCTTCCTCTACGGGCTGACGACGCTCGAAACCTCGCTCTGGAAGATCATTGCCGGGCTTGGCAGCCTCGGCAGCTTCATCGTGCTGATGCTGCCGCCAGATCCCGGCTCCTGGGCGCGTGCCGTCATCTTCGTGAAGGCTCTGTTCGAGACCATCGCCATCGCCTTCCTCGGCACCGTGCTCGCCGCCATCCTCGCCCTGCCGCTCGGCTTCATCGCGGCGCGCAACGTCGTCGCCAACCGCGTCGTGCATTTCCTCGCCCGCCGCTCGCTCGACACGGTGCGCGGCGTCGACGCCCTGATCTGGGCGCTGATCTGGGTCAATGTTGTGGGCCTCGGCCCCTTCGCCGGTATGCTCGCGATCATGACCAGCGATCTCGGCGCTTTCGGCAAGCTCTATTCGGAAGCAATCGAGGCGGCCGACCGCAAGCCGGTCGAGGGCGTCTCCTCGGTCGGCGGCGGCAAGGCGCATGAAATCCGCTTCGGCCTGCTGCCGCAGGTCCTGCCGGTGATCGCGAGCCAGGTGCTCTACTACATCGAGTCGAACACGCGATCCTCGACCATCATTGGCATCGTCGGCGCCGGCGGCATCGGCCTCTATCTCGCCGAGACGATCCGCACGCTGGAATGGCAGCAGGTTTCCTTCCTGATCCTGCTCATCCTCGCCGCCGTCTCGGCCATCGACTTCCTGTCGGGCAAGCTGCGCTTCGCGATCATCGGCCGGCGGGCGAGCTAA
- the phnH gene encoding phosphonate C-P lyase system protein PhnH, translating into MSAETMIAPGFSDPVFQSQAAFRALLAALSEPGTLQQVAGEITPPEGLASATATALLTLADYETPVWLPEALRNGPAGAWLRFHCAAAFVDDPAEAAFAVIDGEADEPKLSAFNLGTDQFPDRSTTVVVQVAALENGPALTLAGPGILGSRNIAPLGLRPGFIDELRENGALYPLGVDVLLAHGEGLIGLPRSTQVEEAR; encoded by the coding sequence ATGTCGGCTGAAACCATGATCGCTCCCGGCTTCTCCGATCCGGTCTTCCAGTCGCAGGCCGCCTTCCGCGCCCTGCTCGCCGCCCTCTCCGAGCCTGGCACGCTGCAGCAGGTCGCAGGCGAGATCACGCCGCCGGAAGGTCTGGCGTCGGCAACCGCGACAGCCCTGCTGACGCTCGCCGATTACGAGACGCCGGTCTGGCTTCCGGAAGCCCTGCGCAACGGCCCGGCCGGCGCCTGGCTGCGTTTCCATTGCGCCGCCGCATTCGTCGACGATCCCGCTGAGGCCGCCTTCGCGGTCATCGATGGTGAGGCAGACGAGCCCAAGCTTTCCGCCTTCAATCTCGGCACCGACCAGTTCCCGGATCGCTCGACCACGGTGGTCGTACAGGTCGCGGCACTGGAGAACGGCCCCGCCCTCACTCTGGCCGGACCCGGCATCCTCGGCTCACGCAACATCGCGCCGCTGGGCCTGCGCCCCGGCTTCATCGATGAGTTGCGCGAGAACGGCGCGCTCTACCCGCTCGGCGTCGATGTCCTGCTCGCGCATGGCGAGGGTTTGATCGGCCTGCCGCGCTCGACGCAGGTTGAGGAGGCTCGCTGA
- the phnF gene encoding phosphonate metabolism transcriptional regulator PhnF: MTDTALAERDGGTAWRRIADELAEAIGRGEYKLGDTLPASVALAERYGVHRHTVRQAFRHLAEQGLVTVSRGRGTQVTSPRLPYPIGRRVSMRTNMGKLGITGSSRMLSAEVVVGEAFACTALKLKTGTPLWQVQGVSLADGVPMGTGTHWLAVERFPDFDKAYREAAGSITAAFKVYGIADYVRLSTRLTARLADMREAELLEIAPDSAVMISTAVDALPDLRPVHLVSSVFAAERMEMVIEPFGD, from the coding sequence ATGACGGACACCGCGCTTGCGGAGCGTGACGGGGGAACGGCCTGGCGGCGCATCGCCGACGAACTGGCGGAGGCGATCGGACGCGGCGAGTACAAGCTCGGCGACACGCTGCCGGCCTCGGTCGCGCTGGCCGAGCGCTACGGCGTGCACCGCCACACCGTGCGGCAGGCTTTCCGCCACTTGGCCGAGCAGGGTCTGGTGACGGTCTCGCGCGGACGTGGCACGCAGGTGACATCGCCGCGCCTGCCCTATCCGATCGGCCGGCGCGTCAGCATGCGCACCAATATGGGCAAGCTCGGCATTACCGGGAGCAGCCGAATGCTTTCGGCCGAGGTGGTGGTGGGCGAGGCTTTCGCCTGCACGGCGCTCAAGCTGAAGACCGGGACGCCGCTCTGGCAGGTGCAGGGCGTGAGCCTCGCCGACGGCGTGCCGATGGGCACCGGCACGCATTGGCTTGCGGTCGAGCGCTTCCCGGATTTCGACAAGGCCTATCGCGAGGCCGCCGGTTCGATCACGGCCGCCTTCAAGGTCTATGGCATCGCCGATTACGTGCGCCTGTCGACGCGCCTGACGGCGCGGCTCGCCGATATGCGCGAGGCGGAACTACTGGAGATCGCGCCGGATTCGGCCGTGATGATCTCGACGGCGGTCGACGCCTTGCCGGACCTGAGGCCGGTGCATCTCGTGAGCAGCGTCTTCGCCGCCGAGCGGATGGAGATGGTGATCGAGCCGTTCGGGGATTGA
- the phnG gene encoding phosphonate C-P lyase system protein PhnG, giving the protein MTQKTPRQSWMATLARASRSEIETLLGDPPAHDLLKAPETGTVMVEGRAGGAGRRFNLGEATVTRCVVRLSNGRMGFSYALGRDGRKARLAALLDARLQDEAEGSGLHQGVATLAAQQVAARDLASRKAAATKVDFFTLVRGS; this is encoded by the coding sequence ATGACGCAGAAAACCCCGAGGCAAAGCTGGATGGCGACGCTGGCGCGCGCCTCCCGCAGCGAGATCGAAACTCTGCTCGGCGATCCGCCGGCCCACGACCTGTTGAAGGCGCCGGAGACCGGCACCGTGATGGTCGAGGGTCGCGCCGGTGGCGCCGGCCGCCGCTTCAATCTCGGCGAAGCGACTGTGACGCGCTGCGTCGTGCGCCTCTCCAACGGGCGGATGGGCTTCTCCTATGCGCTCGGCCGTGACGGCCGGAAGGCAAGGCTCGCCGCCCTGCTCGACGCCCGTCTCCAGGACGAAGCCGAAGGCAGCGGATTGCATCAGGGCGTCGCGACCCTCGCCGCGCAGCAGGTGGCTGCCCGCGACCTCGCCTCGCGCAAGGCCGCCGCGACCAAGGTCGATTTCTTCACGCTGGTCCGGGGTTCGTGA